Proteins encoded in a region of the Panicum hallii strain FIL2 chromosome 3, PHallii_v3.1, whole genome shotgun sequence genome:
- the LOC112884198 gene encoding SAC3 family protein A isoform X4 codes for MPTIIIATHKLQMILLSSKEQTNIQTVPGYGSGSYYYQNNTWDSGSSGNNYAQSYQNYSSSDTNALQSSTSMPANSVPYQQQYNQWPYYYNQSVPSASSNPVTGKSTTDNVAVNTPAGYSYPSSQPPPPGTTSWKINSVASVAPPMQAPGVSGPQNQYANQAQDHANQAPGVPWSQNHYAYQAQAYPQKTMNSNHAPLINPEDPQRTVDPIGRSSNTLSNHVSENFQPNLQGSMTTNTSSESKIQIPTNPRIAPGFSMVIPKSEKKNLGPDLSKKPAYVSVSMPTNDAKATQVGPDARSMPFSLRNYTIRNLNRCKDDAQRAACRSIMEEITRKAIADGTLLTKNWDTEPLLPLPESVAGTTEASSANHSSLFSSTPTPRKRVKSRWEPAVDEKVTNKVEQIAKGLVNSNIHNSFEPKNRTGSSWDHGKFLQSHQAPLNKVNQRPAKKQKFTSNPSQVQNGNASSDSDKEQDLTKYYASATALANSPEEKKRREHRSKRFESSQDSSLKSRNSSANKDAIANMHRRRAVSSHLGRTYEEGTRAVEDMDWDALTIKGTCQEIEKKYLRLTSAPDPSIVRPEEVLEKALAMVETSQKNYFYKCDQLKSIRQDLTVQRIQNELTVKVYETHARLAMQAGDLPEYNQCQSQLKRLYAEGIKGCYFEFSAYNLLCVMLHSNNKRDLLSSMASLSKEAKQDAAVKHALAVHAAVLSGNYVLFFKLYKKAPNLNSCLMDLHVERMRFEAMKCMSRSYRPTVPVGYVAQILGFLRTDSEGCTADGDDGIEECEKWLKAHGTVLSGDNGGELQIDMKASSATLYMPEPENAVAHGDASLAVDDFLARTS; via the exons ATGCCAACTATTATTATAGCTACCCACAAGCTGCAAATGATTCTTCTGTCCAGCAAGGAGCAAACCAACATCCAG ACTGTGCCAGGATATGGAAGCGGCAGCTACTATTATCAGAACAACACATGGGATTCTGGAAGCTCAGGGAATAATTATGCTCAATCGTACCAAAACTACTCATCGTCTGATACAAATGCACTCCAGAGTTCCACTTCAATGCCTGCCAATTCCGTACCATATCAGCAGCAGTATAACCAGTGGCCGTACTATTACAATCAATCTGTGCCAAGTGCTTCTAGCAATCCAGTTACTGGAAAGAGTACTACAGATAATGTAGCAGTTAACACCCCCGCTGGTTATTCCTATCCTTCTAGCCAGCCACCTCCGCCAGGCACGACATCATGGAAAATTAATTCAGTTGCTTCTGTTGCACCTCCTATGCAG GCTCCAGGTGTTTCAGGACCTCAAAATCAATACGCTAACCAGGCACAAGATCATGCCAACCAGGCGCCAGGTGTTCCATGGTCTCAAAACCATTATGCCTACCAGGCACAGGCATACCCTCAGAAGACTATGAATTCGAATCATGCACCGCTAATCAACCCTGAAGATCCGCAGAGGACTGTAGACCCTATAGGTCGAAGCTCGAATACTTTGTCGAACCATGTTTCTGAAAATTTTCAACCAAACTTGCAGGGTTCCATGACAACAAATACTTCCAGTGAAAGCAAAATACAGATTCCAACCAATCCTCGAATTGCTCCTGGTTTCTCCATGGTGATACCGAAGAGTGAGAAGAAAAATTTAGGACCTGATTTATCCAAGAAGCCTGCCTATGTTAGCGTCTCCATGCCAACAAACGATGCTAAAGCAACTCAAGTTGGTCCTGATGCT AGATCTATGCCGTTTTCACTCCGTAATTATACTATAAGGAACCTCAATCGTTGCAAAGATGATGCCCAAAGGGCAGCCTGCCGAAGTATAATGGAAGAG ATCACAAGAAAAGCTATCGCTGATGGAACCCTTCTTACTAAGAATTGGGATACTGAACCACTACTCCCTTTGCCAGAAAGTGTTGCGGGCACAACTGAGGCAAG CAGTGCAAACCATTCAAGTCTCTTCTCATCAACACCTACCCCAAGGAAACGTGTGAAAAGTAGGTGGGAGCCTGCTGTGGACGAAAAAGTTACCAATAAGGTGGAACAAATAGCAAAAGGATTGGTCAACAGTAATATACACAATTCCTTCGAACCTAAAAATAGAACG GGTAGCAGTTGGGATCACGGGAAGTTTCTCCAGTCTCACCAAGCACCTTTAAACAAAGTCAATCAGAGGCCTGCCAAGAAGCAAAAATTCACTAGTAATCCAAGTCAAGTACAGAATGGAAATGCTTCAAGTGACAGTGATAAGGAGCAGGATCTAACCAAATATTATGCCAGTGCAACTGCACTAGCAAATTCACCCGAGGAAAAGAAACGTAGGGAGCATAGATCTAAGCGTTTTGAAAGCAGTCAGGATTCGTCATTAAAATCAAGAAACTCTTCTGCAAATAAAGATGCAATTGCTAATATGCATAGAAGAAGGGCTGTTTCTTCTCATCTTGGTAGAACTTATGAAGAAGGCACTAGGGCTGTGGAAGATATGGATTGGGATGCTCTGACAATCAAGGGAACATGTCAGGAAATTGAGAAAAAATATCTACGGCTTACATCGGCACCTGATCCATCCATA GTAAGGCCAGAAGAAGTCCTGGAGAAGGCCCTTGCAATGGTTGAAACATCTCAAAAGAATTATTTTTACAAGTGTGATCAATTAAAATCTATTCGCCAAGATCTTACAGTTCAGAGAATCCAGAATGAACTAACCGTAAAG GTTTACGAAACTCATGCACGTTTAGCAATGCAAGCTGGCGATTTACCCGAATATAACCAG TGCCAGTCGCAACTGAAGAGGTTATACGCAGAAGGAATCAAGGGTTGCTATTTTGAATTTTCTGCTTACAATTTGCTCTGTGTCATGCTGCACTCTAATAATAAACGAGACTTGCTGTCATCAATGGCGAG CTTATCAAAAGAAGCCAAACAAGATGCAGCTGTTAAGCATGCCCTTGCAGTTCACGCTGCCGTTTTATCTGGCAATTATGTCCTATTTTTTAAGCTATACAAGAAGGCACCCAATTTGAACTCGTGCCTCATGG ATCTGCATGTGGAACGGATGCGCTTTGAAGCCATGAAATGCATGTCTAGATCATATCGCCCAACTGTACCTGTGGGATATGTTGCgcaaattttgggattcttgaGAACAGATAGTGAAGGTTGTACGGCTGATGGGGATGATGGCATAGAAGAATGCGAGAAATGGTTGAAAGCACATGGAACGGTTCTTTCAGGAGATAACGGTGGAGAATTGCAGATAGATATGAAG GCTTCTTCTGCCACACTTTACATGCCAGAGCCAGAGAATGCTGTTGCACATGGTGATGCATCACTTGCCGTTGATGACTTTTTGGCACGGACATCGTAA